In Natronococcus occultus SP4, the following proteins share a genomic window:
- the aroC gene encoding chorismate synthase, with product MNGNRFGRLFQVTTFGESHGEAMGCTVSGCPAGLELSEEDIQADLDRRKPGQSMITTSRGEPDDVSIKSGIQDGYTTGTPIGMVIQNKDARSGKYEPFITAPRPSHGDFTYSAKFGTRNWGGGGRSSARETVNWVAAGAIAKKLLEQEGIELKAHVNQIGDIEAPEVSFEEIKAHSEENDVRCAHPETAEQMQELIAQYQEEGDSIGGSIYFEAQGVPVGLGAPRFDSLSARLGQAMMAVPATTAFEFGLGREAREWTGKERNDDWEFDSDGNPTPVENDHGGIQGGISSGEPIYGEVTLHAPTSIPKSQQTADWETGELKEEQVIGRHDPVLPPRGVPVVEAMLALTLVDFMLLSGRINPDRVDDQPGEYDTDYHPSNPNNE from the coding sequence ATGAACGGCAACCGCTTCGGTCGCCTCTTCCAGGTGACCACGTTCGGCGAGAGCCACGGGGAGGCGATGGGCTGTACCGTCTCGGGCTGTCCCGCTGGCCTCGAGCTCTCGGAGGAGGATATCCAGGCCGACCTCGATCGACGCAAGCCGGGCCAGTCGATGATCACGACCTCTCGGGGCGAGCCCGACGACGTCTCGATCAAGTCGGGGATCCAGGACGGCTACACTACGGGGACGCCGATCGGAATGGTGATCCAGAACAAGGACGCCCGCTCGGGCAAGTACGAACCCTTCATCACCGCACCTCGGCCGAGCCACGGCGACTTCACCTACTCCGCGAAGTTCGGCACCCGCAACTGGGGTGGCGGCGGCCGCTCCTCGGCCCGGGAGACGGTCAACTGGGTCGCCGCGGGCGCCATCGCGAAGAAACTCCTCGAGCAGGAGGGGATCGAGCTCAAGGCTCACGTAAACCAGATCGGCGATATCGAGGCGCCCGAGGTGAGCTTCGAGGAGATCAAAGCGCACAGCGAGGAAAACGACGTCCGCTGTGCCCACCCCGAAACCGCCGAGCAGATGCAGGAGCTGATCGCCCAGTACCAGGAGGAGGGCGACTCCATCGGTGGCTCGATCTACTTCGAGGCGCAGGGCGTCCCGGTCGGACTGGGCGCGCCCCGGTTCGACTCGCTGTCGGCGCGGCTCGGCCAGGCGATGATGGCCGTTCCCGCGACGACGGCCTTCGAGTTCGGGCTCGGCCGCGAGGCCCGCGAGTGGACGGGCAAGGAGCGAAACGACGACTGGGAGTTCGACTCCGATGGGAACCCGACGCCCGTCGAGAACGACCACGGCGGCATTCAGGGCGGGATCAGCTCGGGAGAGCCGATCTACGGCGAGGTCACCCTCCACGCGCCGACCTCGATCCCCAAGAGCCAGCAGACGGCCGACTGGGAGACCGGCGAGCTCAAAGAGGAGCAGGTTATCGGCCGCCACGATCCCGTCCTCCCGCCGCGGGGCGTTCCCGTCGTCGAGGCGATGCTCGCGCTGACCCTCGTGGACTTCATGCTGCTGTCGGGTCGGATCAATCCCGACCGCGTCGACGACCAGCCCGGCGAGTACGACACCGACTACCACCCGAGCAACCCCAACAACGAGTAA